Sequence from the Amaranthus tricolor cultivar Red isolate AtriRed21 chromosome 1, ASM2621246v1, whole genome shotgun sequence genome:
tattatCTTTCTATCTTTAATACTACCTTAgatggattattaatatttacccAATAGGTAAACAAAGTTTTTTCCACCTTATTATGTTTATAATATGATTATTATAAATACGATATAAAAGTactttttttggtaaattttatttttccatGTACTTTTTTGCAAATTTCAATGCTCTTTTAAAACTATAATGACTTTAACTGTATGCTTCTAAAAAATTAgagtataaaattaaagattgaCAATATATATTGAGGAGAATCTATGAAAATTTCACGTGAATACGTTGTTTCATATAGATTGACATACAGAGATGAATGATGATATTTTTGTATATCAATTTCACATTAACAAAAAGTGcatattttaacaaatcaatttactATGTCCATCATAATGTGAGATCGAAAGCCTATAAATTGTTCACTCTATCAATAGTTCATAaaacattgaaaatcataaattaGCTTAACAGTCAAAGGTTTTCTCTTCCGACTTTCACCCTTGTACGAATAGAAATGATAATTATCTCCCACCTTTTACATGGAGAAAATTATTCTtctagaacaaaaaaaaaatcagagtTTACTTCaccttaaaaattatttaaaacccaagaataataacataaaaaattagtataatttcaAGTTGATATCACACTTTATTGACTTCTTAGAAATCGACAAACTAGAACAATACACAAGCCTTCAACCAATAATTCACATCTACAtcacaaaattaaaaacaaaattatacaaTAAATgccatatattttttaatcaataaattaagatcataaattaataaatacatTATTAATCTTGATTAGTTTAAACATCATATTCAAGTGATTCGCCCTTCTTCAATGACAAACAAACACAATTATTTGAGTTATTCGCATCAATGGAAAATGAATCATATCTTAAAAATAATTCCACCAAAAAAACCGTAGACATCAACTCAACCAAATTCTTACCGGGACATTGTTTATTCTCCACCGTTGGATCATCAATCACTCTTCCATTACACCATAAAACATACTTTAACAATTTTTCTCCTTCTTCTCCTACAAATCTATTCCCTTTAAATTTTTCGGGTTCATCGAATATTTTCGGATCTTTTGTAGCAAATGGTTGATATCCGAATAACATTTCCCCTTTATTGACCTTAAACGAATAATCATGACTTTGTATCATCAAATTTTCCTTAGCCCTACCATATTGGTATGGTATAGGAGGCTCAATCCTAAAAGCTTCATAAACCACTGATTTAGTCAACGTCATCTTGTGGATGGCATTCAAAGTGACCCCACCTTCGGACTTTACAACGGTCCTGATTTCATCAGCTAGTTGATGGTGTAGGGTTTCCCCTGCGGATGCAACCCACTTGATTAGAGATGGAAACCATGTTATAAACCCACCAAATGCATTAAAACCAGCCATGAAGACCAAGTTATGGCATGCTTCTTCTCTACTTATGCCATTTTTTTGTGCTTTTTCTATGAACGATGATTTTGATGAGTAAAatgcattatatattttttcataatcaTTTTTCACTAAGAAAAAGGGAAGTCTAACGGAATGGAGTAAGAGATCTTCAATTGGGTTTAAAAATACGGGTAAACCCAATGTTTTCACGGGTCCTATTTGACAAATTAGCCATTTTTTGAACATTTTAGCCCCATCGGACATTAAAAAGTCCGACGGACTATTACCATCACAAAacaatttataaacaaactcAAACGATATTTTATCAATGAGTGGTTCACAATCAACTCGACTATTATTCTTCAACTGATCTTCCATTTCTAGGAAGAATTCATTCAAACAAGTTTGAAAGAGAGGAATGATTTCTTCTTGCTTAGATGCAAGGAGAGACAATAATAGACCCTTAAAAGAGTTATGGTTAGACTCACTCGGGTCTAAATAAGCACACACACGATAACCTCCGGTGAAGGAAGTGGAAGGTGTGTATGTTCCCGTAAGAACATCATTTTTTTCGACTTTGGACATGTCAAAAAGGACAGGAAAGCTTTTTGCGTCCAATAGAACAACAACTCGTGGATCATGGGAAATCCATGGGCCAGGAACCATGTTTGTTCGAAACACAGTTGAATTATGGTTTTCAATGCGAGATCTGAAGAAATTATCTCTTccttgaaaataaaaaaaatcccaTCGATCTTTAAGTGGTCCGAAGAACGGGAAACCATAGTTTCCTGGGATTTCACGTAGAGGAAGATTTTGGGGTAGTGATGGTGAGGATGGAGAAGGGTTACATAGAGATGACATTGTTCTATCAAGAAAGgggatgaatgaatgaattaattaaatgaaattgtaGCATATGTTTGAGGTCACTAACTAGTTCATGTTATTATATGCTATTGCTTATCAatgatttgaataattatttatgaaaattataCTCCCACCCACTCATTAGTTGTGCTGTTGTGCACAAATATTAAGAGTGGAATGGGGACTATTAAAAATGTGGCAGTTAAAAATTTTTAAGTGGTTGGAATTTTTATTAAGTAGTGTAAGTAGGGGTATTTTTGTAATTACATATGTGAACTAATAgtatttaaatatcaaaaacatCGGAAAAAAAAAGGACAATTAATATGAATTTGGACTATTTGGAGTATTATATAGTTTTACGTAAGTTTCATGAGATAATGGTCATAAACATAATGCGTtgcttttatataaaaaaaatagaagaaaatataaaattcaaGATATGATTAGACATCGAGATCTTCTATGATATGGGCTATTGTTCCTTGAAAATTGGAATTTAGAAAGTGGTGTAGCATTTATGTCAGATACTCCGaccgttcttttaagttcttccacCTTATTATAACGGGTACATAAGCTCTTCCACTttataatactttttatttttgaaaagtttttatcccacttttgcCCCTTAAAAtcctcctttttcttttaatttaccctttttcttttatttatagttattttCTCTCTTTCAATATCaccattacttcacactactatttaattaaaataatactcactacaacctcatacttccaatacaatcattacttaacactactatttaattaaaataatacacacTACAATCCAAatattctatcttccttaatatgtgtgaaaaagccaaagtggaagatcaaaaaagcaCAGAGGGAGTATTTGTTACTGAATAGATTGatattttttacattattaattaattatttttattttttatttattcttacttTAGATGTCAAACAagtgaaatattatttaatttgtgtaaatgttaattttattaatattaatattaatttttttttaattatgcgcAATTACAGGTATTTAAGATTGAATTATGAATTGAATATGGTGTGAGATTTAAAAGGGACAATTGGTGTGAATTGAAAAgagtataatatattaatataggcATGGATCATTATAACATTCAAATATAGTACCTTCGTTTTGAATTAGTTGCTACACTGTAGTAAGTTAGTAACTACTATTCATCGATTGATATAAGCATGCTTCCTACATTTTGAAATACTTGTCATACTATGgttattgaaattatttattgttcaaacttattttataaatgatgactaatgtgtaagaaaaaatatattcaagtgaGACCTTATTTAAACCatctaatcgcatattttcaaGATGCACATATTTcgatatataaatgatcaaaataatataataaagtgcaaaaaaagtctATAGCATAATAAAACTAGataaatataaaagaatgtTAAATGAagtcttgtttgatttgtttcgaTGCATATCTCAACGTTTTATACTTTCATATTATgtgaaattaaatatattaataaaaaatgcattaaaaaGCACAAAAACAAGAAGTGTAACCATAATATAattatacaatctaataaagAGACCAAATAT
This genomic interval carries:
- the LOC130827084 gene encoding allene oxide synthase 1, chloroplastic-like isoform X1, which produces MSSLCNPSPSSPSLPQNLPLREIPGNYGFPFFGPLKDRWDFFYFQGRDNFFRSRIENHNSTVFRTNMVPGPWISHDPRVVVLLDAKSFPVLFDMSKVEKNDVLTGTYTPSTSFTGGYRVCAYLDPSESNHNSFKGLLLSLLASKQEEIIPLFQTCLNEFFLEMEDQLKNNSRVDCEPLIDKISFEFVYKLFCDGNSPSDFLMSDGAKMFKKWLICQIGPVKTLGLPVFLNPIEDLLLHSVRLPFFLVKNDYEKIYNAFYSSKSSFIEKAQKNGISREEACHNLVFMAGFNAFGGFITWFPSLIKWVASAGETLHHQLADEIRTVVKSEGGVTLNAIHKMTLTKSVVYEAFRIEPPIPYQYGRAKENLMIQSHDYSFKVNKGEMLFGYQPFATKDPKIFDEPEKFKGNRFVGEEGEKLLKYVLWCNGRVIDDPTVENKQCPGKNLVELMSTVFLVELFLRYDSFSIDANNSNNCVCLSLKKGESLEYDV
- the LOC130827084 gene encoding allene oxide synthase-like isoform X2 is translated as MSSLCNPSPSSPSLPQNLPLREIPGNYGFPFFGPLKDRWDFFYFQGRDNFFRSRIENHNSTVFRTNMVPGPWISHDPRVVVLLDAKSFPVLFDMSKVEKNDVLTGTYTPSTSFTGGYRVCAYLDPRETLHHQLADEIRTVVKSEGGVTLNAIHKMTLTKSVVYEAFRIEPPIPYQYGRAKENLMIQSHDYSFKVNKGEMLFGYQPFATKDPKIFDEPEKFKGNRFVGEEGEKLLKYVLWCNGRVIDDPTVENKQCPGKNLVELMSTVFLVELFLRYDSFSIDANNSNNCVCLSLKKGESLEYDV